One genomic window of Deinococcus radiotolerans includes the following:
- a CDS encoding Bax inhibitor-1/YccA family protein produces the protein MQTYPTTARSADVVRTFMARTYSWMAAGLALTAGVAYLTSTNDALMLQVMQLRLPLILAQLALVFVLSLFAQRLNSAVAGALFIAYAALTGLTFSALLLVYSQSAVTAAFVSTAGTFALMSVAGFVIKRDLSAMGRFFMFALIGLFVAMIVNLFIASGPLTLIISVVGVLLFAGLTAYDTQMLRNLALSGVQGEMAERAAINGALALYLDFVNMFLFILRLFGGSRD, from the coding sequence CGGCTGATGTCGTGCGGACGTTCATGGCCCGCACCTATTCCTGGATGGCGGCGGGCCTCGCGCTGACCGCCGGGGTCGCCTACCTGACCTCCACCAATGACGCCCTGATGCTGCAGGTGATGCAGCTGCGCCTCCCGCTGATCCTGGCGCAGCTGGCGCTGGTGTTCGTCCTGAGCCTGTTCGCGCAGCGCCTGAACAGCGCCGTGGCGGGCGCGCTGTTCATCGCGTACGCCGCGCTGACCGGCCTGACCTTCTCCGCGCTGCTGCTGGTGTACTCGCAGAGTGCGGTGACGGCCGCGTTTGTCTCCACGGCAGGCACCTTCGCGCTGATGAGCGTGGCGGGCTTCGTGATCAAGCGGGACCTGAGCGCCATGGGCCGCTTCTTCATGTTCGCCCTGATCGGCCTGTTCGTCGCGATGATCGTGAACCTGTTCATCGCCAGCGGCCCGCTCACGCTCATCATCAGCGTGGTGGGCGTGCTGCTTTTCGCGGGCCTGACTGCCTACGACACGCAGATGCTGCGCAACCTCGCGCTGAGTGGCGTGCAGGGGGAGATGGCCGAGCGGGCCGCCATCAACGGCGCGCTGGCGCTGTACCTGGACTTCGTGAACATGTTCCTGTTCATCCTGCGCCTGTTCGGTGGCAGCCGCGACTGA
- a CDS encoding metallophosphoesterase family protein, giving the protein MRVAVISDVHGNAFALSAVLREVRAAAPDLIVNLGDQAEGSADPARALDLQAQLAEQGAVEVRGNNEEKLWPGGRRSPLSQQYGAWLAAHTDPARLARVAALPLTARALGGAVLACHGTPDSAWHSLLWVWDPAGYYRARDPRSLRSALEPLGVEVVLCGHTHRAGMTRVGDTLLVNTGSVSDQVDGDPRARWTLLTRAGRDWHVSFQAAAYDVEAAVTWACTHTPFGNGEAKLLRTGTMDARGDGVWEGPQG; this is encoded by the coding sequence ATGAGGGTCGCGGTGATCAGTGACGTCCACGGAAATGCCTTCGCGCTCAGCGCCGTGCTCAGGGAAGTCCGCGCCGCCGCGCCGGACCTGATTGTGAACCTCGGCGATCAGGCCGAGGGCAGCGCCGACCCCGCCCGCGCGCTGGACCTCCAGGCGCAGCTGGCCGAGCAAGGCGCCGTGGAAGTCCGGGGCAACAACGAGGAGAAACTCTGGCCCGGCGGGCGGCGCTCGCCGCTGTCGCAGCAGTACGGCGCGTGGCTGGCGGCCCACACCGACCCCGCCCGGCTCGCGCGGGTGGCGGCGCTGCCCCTGACGGCGCGCGCGCTGGGCGGCGCGGTCCTCGCGTGCCACGGCACCCCGGACAGCGCCTGGCACAGCCTGCTGTGGGTGTGGGACCCCGCAGGCTACTACCGCGCCCGCGATCCCCGCAGTCTGCGCAGCGCGCTTGAACCGCTGGGGGTGGAGGTGGTGCTGTGCGGGCACACGCACCGCGCCGGCATGACCCGCGTGGGCGACACCCTCCTCGTGAATACCGGCTCGGTCAGTGATCAGGTGGACGGCGATCCCCGTGCCCGCTGGACGCTGCTGACCCGCGCGGGCCGCGACTGGCACGTGAGTTTCCAGGCCGCCGCGTACGACGTCGAGGCGGCCGTCACCTGGGCCTGCACGCACACGCCCTTCGGGAACGGCGAGGCGAAGCTGCTGCGCACCGGCACCATGGACGCCCGTGGAGACGGCGTGTGGGAGGGTCCGCAGGGCTGA
- a CDS encoding GNAT family N-acetyltransferase gives MPSAADLARGAPVVVRARRPADLSTLVQVLRDVHGAVGYPSVWPDDPAAFVAGPGGETAEAWVAERAGQVVGQVLLAPLPDPHPDWAVRADLPAGTLEVKRLFVYPGAQRSGAARALLTHVLREVQARDVGAALQVNEHSAPAVRLYERGGWRFRTRTRAAWTDPDGTHPWVRVYTSPGT, from the coding sequence TTGCCGTCCGCCGCTGACCTGGCCCGCGGCGCGCCGGTCGTGGTGCGCGCCCGCAGGCCCGCCGACCTGAGCACATTGGTGCAAGTGCTGCGGGACGTGCACGGCGCGGTGGGCTACCCGTCGGTGTGGCCGGACGATCCCGCCGCGTTCGTCGCCGGTCCAGGCGGGGAAACCGCCGAGGCGTGGGTGGCCGAGCGGGCAGGGCAGGTGGTGGGTCAGGTGCTGCTGGCCCCGCTGCCGGACCCCCACCCGGACTGGGCGGTGAGGGCGGATCTGCCGGCCGGGACGCTGGAGGTCAAGCGGCTGTTCGTCTACCCCGGTGCGCAGCGGAGTGGCGCGGCGCGCGCCCTGCTGACGCACGTGCTGCGCGAGGTGCAGGCGCGGGATGTGGGGGCGGCACTTCAGGTGAACGAGCACAGCGCTCCCGCCGTGCGCCTGTACGAACGCGGAGGCTGGCGGTTCCGGACGCGCACGCGGGCCGCCTGGACCGACCCGGACGGCACCCACCCCTGGGTGCGGGTGTACACCTCGCCGGGCACTTGA
- a CDS encoding DoxX family protein, whose amino-acid sequence MASSPVSYRPGVGALLLSALFVTAGTLHFVTPTFFDRIVPPWVPMTPRQATVISGAAELLGGLGLLHPGTRPAAHWGLIVLLVAVFPANLWMAQDPPRFHVSPLVAWGRLPLQPLLIWAVWRAGRRSPGSR is encoded by the coding sequence GTGGCTTCCTCTCCTGTTTCCTACCGGCCCGGCGTGGGCGCGCTGCTGCTCTCGGCACTGTTTGTCACGGCGGGAACGCTTCACTTCGTGACCCCCACTTTTTTTGACCGGATCGTGCCCCCGTGGGTGCCCATGACGCCCCGGCAGGCCACGGTGATCAGCGGCGCGGCCGAACTCCTCGGCGGCCTGGGGCTGCTGCACCCGGGGACCCGCCCGGCCGCGCATTGGGGCCTGATCGTCCTGCTGGTCGCGGTATTCCCGGCGAACCTCTGGATGGCGCAGGATCCGCCGCGCTTCCACGTGAGTCCGCTGGTGGCGTGGGGACGGCTGCCGCTGCAACCGCTGCTGATCTGGGCGGTGTGGCGCGCAGGCCGCCGCTCCCCCGGGTCCCGCTGA